acatattaacataatttttaaacttcttttttacaATTTGAGGCATACAGCATAAAGATTTGATATTTGTGTGTAttgcaaagtgatcaccacaataagtctagttaatatctgtcaccatacctacagattttattttcttgtgatgagaacttttaagatgtactcttttagcaactttaaaatatgcaAGAGTATTATTAACTgcagtcaccatgctgcacattatatttccgtgacttatttatttatgactggaagtttgtaccttttgaccctctTCATGTATTCTGTCCACTCCTCCTGCCtccaacctctggcaaccaccaatctgttctctgtaactctcaggttggttttgtttttaattctatatataagtgagatcatatggtatgtaGGTATatacttatctttctcttcctgacttatttttcatcataatgccctcaagttccattcctgttgttgcaaatggcaggattgtttttatggctgaaccatgtgtgtgtgtgtgtgtgtgtgtgtgtgtgtgtgtgtgagtgtaggtatatgtgtatatatgtgtgtataactgtatgtatacatatacacacacacacagacatacacaccatattttctttttcattcttccactgatggacatttgggttgttttcatatcctggctattataaataatgctgtaatgcacatgggggtacatatatcttttcaaggtagtgttttcattttcttcagataaatacccagagtggaattgctggatcatatggtagttctattttttttaagttctttcttttttttttttaatgtttatttatttttgagagagagagagagcaggggaggggcagagacagaaggaggcacagaattcaaagcaggctccaggctctgagctgtcagcacagagcctgatgtggggctcaaacttactatctgaaccatgagatcatgacttgagccaaagtcaggtgcttaactgactgagccacccaggcgccccatatatatttttaagttcttagcTGATTAATCCTCTCATGAAAAATCTGCACCATCACCACAGATAAAGTCACTGCAGAACCtttattccttctgttttccaaTCTCCGGCTCACTTGTTGCCCATACCAACATTGGCTTCTGCAGTTACCCTGACTTCTTCATTCTGTTCTTATGGTCCTTTCCCTGTTTTCTGGAGGTCTTTTTCTTCTCACACAGGCCATGTCTTGCAAGTCTATGCCTGGGTTCATTTTTCTGTGCATCATCCAAGGAACCATAAATCATGCCAAACCCAGTTGTCTCGCCACCACCAAAATGGGTTCTGAATCCAAATACAAAGATGGCATCTGGTGTGGTCTTGTCCATTCTGGCTAGTTTTCCCTGAATTTCTGTCTTAAGTACTGTTGCCTTTCCAGGGTGAAGAACATCAATGAGCAGTTGTTTCCTCTGAAGTAGTTGGTTGGTCATGAACTTCCTGGCCCAGATAGGTACTGTGTCCTTCTTGATGGTGGCTGAGCTTCAAGCAgccagggaggaaaagagaatgactatatggtagttctatctttagttttttgaggatcctctaGACTGAGTTCCATAATGGCTGCATcatatttatattcccaccaacggtgcacaaGGTTTCCctcttcttcacatcctcaccaacacttgttatgtcttgtctttttgataatagccattctaacaggtgtaaggtaacatctcattgtggttttgatttgcatttgattttgattttgatttgcatttctctgatgattagtgatggtaagcgtcttttcatgtgtctgctggccatcaggatgtcttccttggaaaaacgtattttcagatcctttgcccatttttttagtcagtttttttttttattttgctcttgagttgaatacattctttatatattttggatattaacctcttatcagatacatgatttgcaaatattttctcccatctggcaggttgccttttcatcttgGTGATGgttacctttgctgtgcaggagcttttttgTTTGGTAtagtcctacttgtttatttttgcttttgttgtctttgcttttggtgtccaatttaaaaaaatctggggcgcctgggtggcgcagtcagttaagcgtccgacttcagccaggtcacgatctcgcggtccgtgagttcgagccccgcgtcaggctctgggctgatggctcagagcctggagcctgtttctgattctgtgtctccctctctctgcccctcccccgttcaggctctgtctctctctgtcccaaaaataaataaacgttgaaaaaaaaaaatcatcaccaggACTGAAGTCAAGGAGCTAACcgcctatgctttcttctaggagttcaTGGTTTCAGGTTCTACATTTaagtctaatccattttgagtttatttttgtatatggtataagatggtggtccagtttccttcttttgcatatggctgttcagttttcccaataccatttattgaagagactgtccatTCCTCATTGTACATTCTTGGCTCCTTTTGCCacaaattaattgaccatatatactTGGGCTCACTTCTAGGTCTtcattctgttccgttgatctatgtgtctgtttttgtgccagtgccatactattttgattactatactttgtaatgtagtttgaagtcagggagcatgatgcccccagttttgtttgtctctctgaagattgctttggctaacgtggagtcttttgtggttccatgcaaattttagaatagtttgttctgtttctatgaaaaatacaattggaattttgatggggattgcattgaatttgtagctTGCCTTGGATAGTACAGAGGTTTCAAAGATTTTAATTCTGATACTAACCACTGATAAAGTGGTTAGAATGGTCatccttgtctcattcctgatcttaAATGAAAAGCTtccagcttttcaccattgagtaggatgttagctgtgggcttatcaTAGATGACCTTTACTGTTTTACATATTTCTATTAATCCTGACAACGACCCTGAGAGGTAGGTATGattacttttcccattttacagacggggaacCTGAGGCACAAGCGCTGTCCTGGTTAAGTTCCACATTACACAAGTTACAAAATAACCTAAGGTTAAGTAACCAGccaagattacacagctagtaagtttcAGAATTGAGACTGGGTTCCAACCAGGCACTAGAGCTGCAGAGCCTGGCTTTTAGTCAAGCTTTTTGCCTGGAACAAAATATGGATGCCTCGGTCATTCTCTTTTGTGACCTCATAGGCCCTTCTTGCCACTagcatcccctccctcccattctcaCCCCTTCTCTTGCCTGACCAGCAATTTctgcgcttttttttttccctaagagtcAATTCATGTTTACCCTCTACTATGAAGCCTTCCATGACTTGGAAGTCATAAAGATTTATGCAcctgtttctttgtgttcttaATATGCTTTGATCATTTTATTGAGACATGGGCTATTTTTTAATCTACTCGGCTTCTCGTCTACCTTCTCTGTTACCAGTTCTGTCATGCACCTCTCCCCCATTTTAGGGGTGGTCCGTGTGACCTGAGACTTTCCTTAATGCCACAATTCAGAGGCAACCATGTGAACCAGGTTGGTCTAATCCAAGTGAATCCTGGGACATGACAGGAGCTGGTGGAGAGAAACACATGATTCCATTGTAAGTCTAGAGCTGCCGGCAGCCTCCTGTCTTCACACTGTGCCTGAGAATGAAGCCAAACtgaagacagggagaaaggaaggagagtgaAAAAGCCTGCTGGAGATATTGTTTGTACCTCTGGGTCAAACCCCACCTAAATTCAAGATACACCTTTGGACTCGATGAGCTAGACTTCCCTTTTTCAGCTTACTCCAGATGGAATTTTCACTCATTTGCGACCAGAGGAATACTAACCAGTAGATGTATTCTACCATGTATCTATAGCTATTTGACTATACCAATGTGAACTAGACCATAATTCTTTGGGGGCAGTAGATGctgaataaatatctgttgaatgaatttaGCTGAGGAGTGTTTTGGAGGGAACTGAGCCTAGAGCAGGGACACCTTTATGGAGGCTAATGAACTTAGCTGGTACAAAATATAATCAAGGGACTGGAGAGTGGGATtgaagaaaagagacaggaatCAAAGAATGAACCAGGCAGTGGTACAGAATGGGGTGCACAATAGTTACATTGAAGCTCGAGTGCTACCCCATTCTGTGTATTTATGTaccattctgtgtgtgttttagtaGACTTCTCTTGAGCAGCCAActaaattaaatttcatattgCTAGCTGGTTATTGCCTGTCTAAATTACCCATCTCTGCCAGTTTGTCACAGTAGAAAAATTAATGTTAGAGGCTCACATATGAGCCAATAACTGTGATTATCACAAAAAAAGGAGCTTTATTAAACAACATTCAGGTCTTCCTAGGGATAGGATTGGGAGTTGAGAGGCCCATACAACTCAGCGTGTGGTGATAGGCAGCTCCTGGACAATGTAATGGAGCATCAGCtaagagcaaaggccctgagtaAAATGGAAACTGGGTGGTGAAGTCGTCCTTGCCTTCCCTAACCACCAGCTAAGAGGACATCCAGTAAGAGACCCTGAGAGTTATGTGCAACAGCACCCTACAGCCAGCTCCAGGACCCAGCGGAAGGGAGGAACAAGGCGCCTCTTTGCTTCTCATCAGCTCACCTAAAAAAGGAGCTAAGTCCTACTTAGCCTCAACATCTTCACTCTTAGCCTTCCCCAGGACAggccagagggcaagggaggtACCATCCGTTTTGCTCTGGGATTATTGTACTTTTGGCCTCCTACTTTGTCACTGACCTGCAGACTGCCAGCTGCAAGGTGGATTCTGGATAACTTATGCCCAGATCAGCCATGGAGAAGACTCCATTCTCCGGGATAAAGGATCTATAGCAGTACAGATGGACcattctgtgatgatggaaatgttctgtatgcaGTGCATTATGACAGCATCAGCCACAGTGGCTACTGGGCACTTGAGATGAATTGATGGCTAGTACAATtgaagcattaaaatttttaatttaatttttaaaatgaaaatttaaacaagGACCAGTGGTTGCCATATTGGATAGCACAGCTCtatagtttctttctctctcctctctcttggtttgcctcttctACCTATTTCTTCACCCGTCCCTCTCCCTTCTGCTGAAATAGCTTCTGTGGGATATGGACTTTCACATTCTGGGCCAGTGCCCTAACCCAGTCGATGCACAATGAGTCAGTCAGTCTTTTAGCTAAAGaggaggattctttttttttaatgtttatttatttttgagagagagagtgagacagagcgtgagagggggagggccagagagagggagacacagaatctgaagcaggctccaggctctgagctgtcagcacagagcccgaagtggggctcgaactcacaaactgcgagatcatgacctgagccgaagtcagaggcttaaccgactgagccacccaggcaccctgaggattCTTGATCATgactcaaaaacataaaaaataaaatggaatgctaTCATTTCAAATTGTTAGTATTTTACACAACTCCCTTAGCTGGTTATTTACTTCTTATTAGGAAGAAACTATTAAGAGCAGGAAAGATGCCTGTAAAgagttctggagccagacttcctGGTTTAAGATCTGACTCTCTCACTTATTAGCTGTAGGCTCTTAGGCAACTTACTGAATTTCTTagtatctcagtttcctcctctgtaaaatagcaATAACAATATTGCTATATTATTGTGGTGGGTTGTGGTGAATtttaagttgtgtgtgtgtgtgtgtgtctgtgtgtgtgtgtgtgtgtgtgtgtaaagcacaTAGGACAGAGATCAGCACATAGCAGGTGTTAATCAACATTTACTAATATTATTCCCTCTGCTTGGCAACCTTCTttgcacagagcaggtgctcaacaGAAGTTTGGGAGAATGAGGACTGGATTAAGTGTGTTGCCACCAGGTGGCAGTAGTGCCTCACTTATAAGGACTAACCAAACCACCAGAGGACTTCATTGGAGTGGGCGAAACTCCCTCCTTCATGAAGTCCCAGATGCGGTATGAAGAACTGAacccctttcctcttctgtccttccttttcctctaatATCTGCCCTCTCTCTACTGTGCTAAACCTTTCCTTCCccttgccccccgccccacccgtGTATTAGCCTGCTAGGGCTACCGTACAaaagactggatggcttaaacagcagacattttctcacagttttggaggctagaagttcaagatcaagataTCTTCAGGGTTGGTTTGGGTGAGGCCCCtctcttggcttgtagatggctacCTTCTCACTATATCCTAACGTGGTTCTTCCCTAGGCACATGCAGAGAGAGCGCTTtggtatttcttcctcttctagtaAGGTCACCAGTCCATATTAGATTAGGGCCCTacccttatgatttcacttaaccttaattacttccctaaagaccttatctccaagtACAATCACATTGGGtattaggacttcagcatatgagTTTGGGGAGAcccaattcagtccataataccACTTTTATTTATAAACTCTGTTCTCATACTTCTTACCAATGtagcttttctttcttacttcctGTTATTCACCCATCCTTGAATCTTTATATGGCTTTTCTAGGACTTGTACAGGTTGTAGCTGAACAACTCTAGGGGGCATCGTTCATATCATAGCATACATTTGCATATTACGACAGCATTGAGGCAGATGGCAGTAAGATGTCTTGAAGAAGAGGAGTCTTTTTCAAATTCACACAAAGGTGCTGGCCTCCTCCACTGTGTTCCTGTCCTTCTCATCATTGTTGCTtcagcttctctccttccttacTCTCCTCTTTAGGCTGAACCTGCTCCATGTTCATGAAGAGATTAATTCATCACGGCACACATTATTCAGTACCTTAGGGCCAGGCTGTCTTGTGGATACCAAATGGTGCACCCTACCCTTGCACCTTTAACCAGCCAGTCCATCCACACCCACCAGGACAACACCCAATGGAATGAGCCTCCAACAGTCCTTGGATCATTCACTGTCTGCCTTTCCCTTGTACAGACATTAGGacccaggcagggaagggaagaggagacaTGTAGTATTGTAATGCaaactagcatttattgaacacttaccatGTGCTGCACACAGTTCTAATTCTCTCTGCGTATTACATTTAATCATCAAAACTATGctctcattttctagatgagaaaactaagctGTAGACAACGGGCAGAGACTCCTAATTGTTCCctaatttctgtcttctctatttttctttaagtaattgAAGCTGATGGATTTTGGCTAGACCCAGGGGTGCCCAAGAATGGCCacatttctcagcctcccttgcagtttGATGTGGCCACATTACTTAATTTGGGCCAGTTGGATGTGAATAGAAAAGAGGGCTGCAATTTCAGTGTTCCATCCTTGAAAGGAAGCTTCTTGCTCTCTTCGTCCTCTTTTCCTTGTCCCCATGCTTGGACAGTAGTGAGCCAGCTTTGACCATGGAAACAAGGACCATAGGATGAAGCAGAGAAGAGCAACGCCATAGAAGGAACCTGGTCTGTAGATGAGCTTATGGGACAAAGCCATGTACATGCTGACCCTAAATCTATCTTTAGATTATTATGTGAATAAGAAGCAAACTTGTCTTGCTTGAATCACTATAGTTTGGGTGTCTTTATTACAGCATCTTAGCATGTTCTTTCACTAAAAtggagaagttaagtaacatgcccaagatcacaaaggtAATAAATGACAGCAAAAGGATTTTAACTCAGGTAATGATTTGAATCCAGAACCCAAGCTAATTGTACAATAATCCAAAGCCTAAGCTTAACCACTAACTGTATAATAAGATCTTATTCCTCCAAAAGTTCATAATCTCCAGGCAAGACCACCCCTTATATTGGGCTTTGAAGGACAGTCAAATGGGCTGTAAAACACAAACTGTATAATCTTTTCATTGAATACCTGGAAACCCCATGATTATTCCCTTCTTTGGGGTAGTAGAGATCTGGTTAAAATGTAAACACACTGTGGGAGGGGCAACACAAAAATCCATTATAACCATGGAACTCTTGGTACTAGGTAATTCCTCATGCTATCTGACCTGTCAAGGTTGAGACAGAAAGGGATAATGGAcatgcaaaaatttttttttcaatatatgaagtttattgttaaattggtttccatacaacacccagtgctcatcccaaaaggtgccctcctcaatacccatcacccaccctccctcccaccccccatcaaccctcagtttgttctcagtttttaagagtctcttatgctttggctctcttccactctaacctcttttttttttttttttccttcccctcccccatgggtttctgttaagtttctcaggatccacataagagtgaaaccatatggtatctgtctttctctgtatggcttatttcacttagcataacactctccagttccatccatgttgctacaaagggccgtatttcattctttctcattgccacgtagtactccattgtgtatataaaccacaattttttttatccattcatcagttgatggacatttaggctctttccataatttggctattgttgagagtgctgctataaacattggggtacaagtgcccctatgcatcagtactcctgtatcccttgggtaaattcctagcagtggacACACAAAATTTAATGGAATGCCACAAGGGAGGCGGGTAAAATAGAGCATGGGAGAACAGAGAGtccaggaaggaaacagaagaatccTTTGCCTTGAAAGAAGGTGTGGTAGACAGAGtatacccacccaccccccaaagaCATCCATGTCCCAATCCCTGGAACTGTGAGTAAATTACACTACAAAAGGGATTTGGTAAACGAAGGATCTTGAGttagagagattatcctggattatttgggtggACCCAGTCTACGCTCAGGGGGCCTtataagggaaagagggaggcaggagagggagagtcagagaagccAAGAggatgacagaagcagaggtcagagaaagagagatgtgaAGATGGTACACTGTGGCtttgaagagggaggaaggagccatgAACCAAGGAaaattctcccccagagcctccagaagaatGAAGCcatgccaacatcttgattttagccaagtcaagcccattttggacttctgacctccagaactgtgagataatacattttttcaaaccACCAACCTTGTGGTACTTTTTTTAGCAATAGGAACTACTTATACAAGGAGTGTGGTCGTCTGGGTCCCTGAGAGACACAAGTGGCACATGAACAGACTGTAAGTAATGGTTTTATGGAGGTCAAGGGCACCACAAAGTGATGGAGAAGCACCAAGAGATTAACAACAGCAGGAAACCAGTACCATCCTGAGGCCTGAAGGGCATGGAAGAAAGAAGGGCATCACTGAAGACCGGCAGAACTAGAGCCATGGAGAAGACACCCAAGAAGAAGCTGAGGCCACATGGGCTGGGCTGTGGGTTGGGCACATCTCCCAAAGGTATCTGTTAGGTACAGTAAGCTCTGACGGCAAAGAATTCTTTTGTCCCTAAGAAAAGATTCACAATGAATTCCTCAATCTCTGAGGTCAAATCAGACAATATTAGAGTTAACTTAATGAGGAAGGTTCTCCATTAGACTCCCTTATTTTTACGTCTTTCATTCTTGTTCTAGCCTATTCTTTGTCTTGCATATGTAAAAATGCCTTTAGTGATTATGACTTATGCTTCTTATTTCAATACATccttttagtggaaaaaaaatatatataaatggattatagggtataaaaagaaatgcagttaTCCATGCATGCAAAAGCTTAGCTCATTGGCCAAAGCTGTAAGCTGAGTACCTCCGTGCACCTTGGAGCAGTGACCCATATTTCAAACAAAGTAGCAAGGGGAATATTTCAAGTGTCTCTAGTTTTAATATAGTGCATAGGTAGTGGCTACCCTGATCTTGCAAGTCATACCTAGAATCAATTGGGGGAATGTGCAAGGGGACGTGGGTACTTTGATCTTTTCATAGTTTCCTTCTtggtaaataaatttatatttcaagCCGAATCTCATCTTGCAATTTCCTGCCAACTTTAGTTCTCTGTAAaacttatcttttctttttccacctctgcccccagccaaCAAACACCTTACCTTTTTAATTGTCTAGATTTAAATACAATGTTTTAGAGAAATGAAGCATGTGATAACAGTTCCTGCAGCCCTTCCCCACAGCATGACATTAATTTGGACCTCTGTTTTCACTCAAACTTTGGAATTGCCCCctgatttatattaaatatacctACATTTGAAGACTTAGAGGTAATCTAAGTGGAAACAGCTTGattctctaaagaaaaaataataaaaatcagagtaaaataattataagcaAATTGGAAGAACAGACTCAATTTTGTCACcaataatttttagaatttgtAGAGTGTCATTTGTTATTACTCTCTGTTTCCACATCTCCAGCCAAAACAAGTTCTAAGcacatttgaatgtatttttatagatgaagtCAATGAATTTAacatgatcattttttaaaacttttaaatccAGATAAATTATGTAGTGAAATCCCATTCATTTGGATTTTGCCCATGTTTGCCATGATTTGGATACGAGTTGgtttaaagtttacttttccAGTTACTTGGGGAAAGGGTTTactaggaaaataatataaatatgatttCAATCTATTTAAGAGGTCAAATGGCTTCCAAGTACTTGAAAAAGCTTTGACATTTTCAATTTGCATGTAAGTCATTTACTTTGATAATGACAAATGATTATCAAGGTTCCTGACTTCACTGATATTTACGTTGGACTTTGTAAGTCTACAAAACATTTCTGTGAGTCAGAATTTTTGTTCTCACTGTATAgagacattcattcatttcttcatttaataaatattttattgagcacctcctatgtgccaagcattgctCCAGGTGCTAGAAAGAAAATGGTCTGATTAAACTGGGACCTATAAACAGGTTATATTCATCCtcttaccaccaccacccccaccgtGTCATCCCAGTAGGTATTAAACCTGGAGGGCCCTTTAAGCACAGAGTGTATGTCTTAGCTACCTGACTCTCAGAATGCCCCGTATCTAGAACtgagcttggcacatagtagctgctcaataaatgtttgttgaatgaaacaCTTCTGACTCCCAGTCCAGTGCTCTTCTGCTGTCACACATCTAAGACTTGTGTTAGGTGCTGGGCTACAAAGTATATCTCAACTAATCCTCCAAATAATGTTAAGAGGTGATAGTATAAGTCTCTTCTAAAGTGTAACTCAGGGGGCTGAAAGTAACTTGACCAGGGTCACGTATCTGATAAGTGGCAGAATCAGAATTTGGGTGCAGGAGTGTTTAATTCCAATGCCATACTACCCTATACTGCCCCTAGAGCTGACTTGTAACTATTAGGTAGCTATGTGCTAAAATTCAAGATCCACAAAGGCAGGGATTTTATACTTTGCTTTGTTATTACTGTATTTCCAGAGCCAAGAATGTACCTGGAACACTTTGCCACCATGTATGCTCTTAagacatatatatgtagtataaataaattatttaattaaaatgatctGACAGGACATCCATTTGGTAACATGTTGTTTGACATTTGTTGTGTTACTGACAATCACAGGCACTGTC
The Lynx canadensis isolate LIC74 chromosome B4, mLynCan4.pri.v2, whole genome shotgun sequence DNA segment above includes these coding regions:
- the LOC115518513 gene encoding 40S ribosomal protein S24-like; this encodes MTNQLLQRKQLLIDVLHPGKATVLKTEIQGKLARMDKTTPDAIFVFGFRTHFGGGETTGFGMIYGSLDDAQKNEPRHRLARHGLCEKKKTSRKQGKDHKNRMKKSG